From a region of the Natronogracilivirga saccharolytica genome:
- a CDS encoding 2-oxoacid:acceptor oxidoreductase family protein: MDLKSSVDIRGHARGGQGMVTAFEILAKVCSYRYDLEVQAFPFFGVERTGAPIQAYLRVSPEPIQNRSYIYHPDLVVVFDEGLMDQQAITGGISENAVILINSDHPPEHFKIAGAHVCTVPATRISVANRLGSKSLPIVNAAMTGAVLKILGADIEQAEAIIAQEVPSKPDANVESARIAFGQVVMPGSFTIDDFARQLSKKNGDPAIETNGSATSLKTDSQSPGPVVPHWNKPMSLNKTGSWRVIAPKYTSIIPPCSNDCPAGTDVRKFLAQASEGKFEDAYRTIYSHNPFPAICGRVCPHFCQQNCNRINLDGEVNIGAIERFIGDQNRSFSHKKLPVTQKEKIAVIGSGPAGLTAALRLRTQGYAVTVFEAMPKAGGMMRSGIPLFRLPDDVLDREIRMIEEQGVEIVLNRKVTVDELAPDYPVIITAVGSHVGTDMNLGDDAEVIDGIAFLREIKFSQNGLPVSIRPSDETAIVGGGNTAIDVARTALRLGARPTIYYRRTRNEMPAIAHEVEEAIREGVAIEFLTAPTGLKKRTDGRLEMTYQRMKLGEPDQSGRRRPVPVEGSETTVVIDHIVKAIGQRFDGHAFAGRQVKPAQGRLLFDDDDPGTALFCAGDMAWGGTVAEAIGSGNDAADEVMAWLAGQNWKKQKNGTRIATPDDINFAYYLPTPGNPTPAERPENLFGDFREVARGLSKETAVAEAGRCLHCGDCFNCGNCLNYCPDAAIFIDEENRLRIDYDYCKGCGICIRECPCSAIDYDLTSEGG, translated from the coding sequence GTGGATCTGAAATCATCTGTTGACATAAGAGGGCACGCAAGAGGTGGCCAGGGAATGGTTACCGCTTTCGAAATTCTCGCAAAAGTATGCAGCTATCGCTATGATCTGGAGGTGCAGGCATTTCCGTTTTTTGGCGTTGAGCGTACTGGTGCACCCATTCAGGCGTATCTCAGGGTTTCCCCCGAACCGATACAGAACCGCAGTTACATTTATCACCCGGACCTGGTGGTCGTCTTTGATGAAGGGCTGATGGATCAGCAGGCGATTACCGGCGGGATTTCGGAAAACGCGGTCATTCTGATCAACAGTGATCATCCGCCCGAACATTTTAAAATCGCGGGCGCACATGTATGCACGGTGCCCGCCACCCGTATATCCGTGGCCAACCGGCTGGGCAGCAAGTCACTGCCGATTGTCAATGCGGCCATGACCGGTGCCGTTCTGAAAATACTGGGAGCAGATATTGAGCAGGCCGAAGCGATTATTGCACAGGAGGTACCTTCGAAACCGGATGCCAATGTCGAGTCAGCACGTATCGCCTTTGGCCAGGTCGTTATGCCAGGGTCTTTCACAATCGATGATTTTGCGCGGCAGCTGTCCAAAAAAAACGGTGATCCCGCCATTGAAACCAACGGATCGGCAACATCGCTGAAAACAGATTCCCAAAGTCCGGGCCCGGTCGTTCCGCACTGGAACAAACCGATGTCGCTCAACAAAACCGGCAGCTGGCGGGTTATTGCGCCGAAATACACCAGTATCATTCCGCCCTGTTCGAACGACTGTCCGGCCGGGACCGACGTACGAAAATTCCTGGCCCAGGCGTCAGAGGGAAAATTTGAAGATGCTTACCGCACAATCTACTCCCACAATCCATTTCCTGCAATCTGCGGACGCGTATGCCCTCACTTCTGTCAGCAGAACTGCAACCGGATCAATCTCGACGGCGAAGTCAACATTGGTGCCATTGAGCGCTTCATCGGCGATCAGAACCGCTCTTTTTCCCACAAAAAGCTTCCGGTAACGCAAAAAGAAAAAATTGCGGTCATCGGATCGGGTCCTGCCGGGTTGACCGCCGCACTGCGCCTTCGCACTCAGGGGTACGCCGTGACGGTTTTCGAAGCGATGCCGAAAGCCGGCGGGATGATGCGGTCCGGAATACCCCTGTTTCGTCTGCCCGACGATGTACTTGACCGGGAGATCAGAATGATCGAAGAGCAGGGCGTGGAGATTGTACTAAACCGCAAAGTGACCGTTGATGAGCTTGCGCCTGACTATCCGGTAATTATCACGGCTGTCGGCTCCCATGTTGGCACGGATATGAACCTGGGTGACGATGCTGAGGTTATTGATGGCATTGCATTCCTCCGTGAAATCAAATTCAGTCAGAACGGCTTGCCTGTCAGCATACGTCCCAGCGACGAAACTGCCATTGTAGGCGGCGGCAATACGGCCATTGATGTCGCAAGAACAGCACTTCGGCTCGGAGCCAGACCCACGATTTATTACCGTCGTACCCGGAATGAAATGCCGGCGATTGCCCATGAAGTGGAAGAGGCTATTCGCGAAGGAGTTGCTATTGAGTTCCTTACGGCTCCAACCGGATTGAAAAAACGCACCGACGGCCGGCTTGAAATGACGTATCAAAGGATGAAACTGGGTGAACCCGATCAATCCGGAAGGAGGAGACCGGTGCCCGTTGAAGGATCTGAAACCACCGTCGTTATCGATCATATTGTCAAGGCAATAGGACAGCGTTTCGATGGCCATGCCTTTGCCGGCCGGCAGGTTAAACCCGCCCAGGGCAGACTCTTGTTTGATGATGATGACCCCGGCACCGCACTGTTCTGCGCCGGTGATATGGCCTGGGGCGGAACCGTGGCCGAAGCCATAGGAAGCGGCAATGATGCCGCAGATGAAGTTATGGCCTGGTTAGCCGGTCAGAATTGGAAAAAGCAGAAGAACGGCACCCGCATCGCCACCCCGGATGACATCAATTTTGCCTACTACCTGCCGACGCCGGGCAATCCCACACCCGCAGAACGTCCCGAAAACCTGTTCGGTGATTTCCGGGAAGTGGCACGCGGACTCTCAAAAGAAACTGCGGTTGCGGAAGCCGGCCGCTGCCTGCACTGTGGCGACTGTTTCAACTGCGGCAACTGCCTGAATTACTGTCCCGACGCCGCCATCTTCATCGATGAAGAGAACCGGCTCCGGATAGATTACGACTACTGCAAGGGATGCGGCATTTGTATTCGGGAATGCCCGTGTTCCGCTATTGACTATGACCTTACTTCAGAGGGAGGCTGA
- a CDS encoding alpha/beta hydrolase family protein: protein MNKQVLLFTLSFFVLTGCGSSSIAASEPSTSDDHENKNGNDEHWSPEYIVENFRNAGSTEISPDGEWIAFTVSEARTEGDKSDYLTHIHMVRSDGSRQYQLTRGDHSASNPQWSPDGRYLSFTSGRNDDGNQIWMIDPKGGEAWQVTEADGSVSSYRWSNSGSHIAFSMTDPPTDEEEQRRRERRDVNVVDEDLRYAHIYVFEVEPEKEASADIRRLTEGEFHVGHFDWSPDDETIVFDHQPRPGTQYWPETSISTVPSDSGAVEKIIDLGGSDTTPLYSPDGNYLAFTSDNGDPRWPGHYYIFVMDLEDGSYRQLGETFDDEARLMEWAPDGESIYYTELHRTSIDLFAMPVDGGEYRQITRGDGRFTGLSLNADGTRLAAIHQDFHKSPDVIVSDESDFQPDRLTDINEGFELTELARAEVIIWESFDGLEIESPLIYPLDYEEGKTYPVILDVHGGPTGVYGESYLASSFAPLQQFAAEGYFVLRPNFRGSGGYGREFRFANVSDWGYGDLEDMKAGIDYLVERGMVDEERQGIMGWSYGGYMASFAITRTDRFQASIVGAGVTNLISMTGTADIPGFLPDYFEAEFWENYDRFKKHSAIFNVENISTPTLILHPEEDVRVPPTQGFELYNALKRLDIETQMVTYPRQPHGIREPKFRIDMVERQIDWMNRYLKQEESGE from the coding sequence ATGAACAAACAGGTTCTGTTATTTACACTGTCTTTTTTCGTTCTTACGGGATGCGGCAGCAGTTCTATTGCCGCAAGCGAGCCATCCACGAGTGATGATCATGAAAATAAAAACGGCAACGATGAGCACTGGTCTCCGGAGTATATCGTCGAGAACTTTCGGAACGCCGGAAGCACTGAAATTTCACCCGATGGCGAATGGATTGCCTTTACCGTATCAGAAGCGCGTACGGAAGGAGACAAAAGTGATTATCTGACGCACATTCATATGGTCCGCTCTGACGGGTCCCGCCAGTACCAGCTCACCCGGGGAGATCACTCTGCATCCAACCCCCAGTGGTCTCCGGACGGTCGTTATCTGAGTTTTACATCCGGACGCAATGATGACGGCAATCAAATATGGATGATTGACCCCAAAGGCGGCGAGGCCTGGCAGGTCACAGAGGCGGATGGCAGTGTAAGCAGCTACCGATGGTCCAACAGCGGCAGCCACATCGCTTTCTCCATGACCGATCCGCCGACGGACGAGGAAGAGCAGCGCCGCCGTGAGCGCCGGGACGTCAATGTTGTCGATGAAGACCTCAGATATGCTCACATCTATGTTTTTGAAGTTGAACCGGAGAAGGAAGCTTCGGCAGACATCCGCCGTCTCACAGAAGGCGAATTTCATGTCGGACATTTTGACTGGTCTCCCGATGATGAAACCATTGTCTTCGACCATCAGCCCCGCCCGGGCACCCAGTACTGGCCCGAAACCAGCATCTCAACGGTGCCGTCCGACAGCGGGGCGGTGGAAAAAATCATCGATCTGGGCGGCAGTGACACAACGCCGCTTTACTCACCGGACGGCAACTATCTGGCATTCACCTCGGATAACGGTGATCCCCGCTGGCCCGGTCACTACTACATTTTTGTGATGGATCTGGAGGACGGCTCCTACCGTCAGCTCGGTGAAACATTTGATGATGAGGCCAGGCTGATGGAATGGGCACCTGATGGTGAGTCCATTTACTACACAGAGCTGCACCGGACCTCCATCGATCTGTTTGCCATGCCTGTTGACGGCGGTGAATACCGCCAGATCACCCGGGGCGACGGTCGGTTCACCGGATTGTCGCTGAACGCAGACGGCACCCGCCTTGCCGCCATCCATCAGGATTTTCACAAGTCACCGGATGTGATTGTATCTGATGAAAGTGATTTTCAGCCTGACCGGCTGACCGATATCAACGAGGGATTTGAACTCACCGAACTTGCCCGTGCTGAAGTCATCATCTGGGAGTCGTTTGACGGACTGGAGATTGAATCTCCGCTTATTTATCCCCTTGATTACGAAGAAGGTAAAACCTATCCGGTTATTCTGGATGTGCATGGCGGCCCGACCGGAGTGTATGGCGAAAGCTACCTTGCTTCATCATTTGCCCCGCTTCAGCAGTTTGCCGCAGAGGGCTATTTTGTGCTCAGGCCCAATTTTCGCGGTTCGGGCGGATACGGCAGGGAATTCCGGTTTGCCAATGTTTCTGACTGGGGATACGGCGATCTTGAGGACATGAAGGCCGGAATTGACTACCTGGTGGAACGCGGAATGGTGGATGAGGAGCGTCAGGGAATAATGGGATGGTCCTATGGCGGATATATGGCTTCATTTGCGATTACCAGGACCGACCGGTTTCAGGCGTCCATCGTGGGTGCGGGCGTCACAAATCTGATCAGCATGACCGGCACCGCCGACATCCCCGGTTTCCTGCCAGACTATTTCGAAGCGGAGTTTTGGGAAAACTATGATCGCTTCAAAAAGCATTCGGCCATTTTCAACGTCGAAAATATAAGCACACCAACGCTTATTCTTCATCCGGAGGAAGACGTCCGTGTCCCGCCGACGCAAGGCTTTGAACTCTACAACGCACTCAAACGCCTGGATATAGAGACGCAAATGGTAACCTACCCCCGTCAACCTCACGGAATCCGGGAACCGAAATTCCGGATCGATATGGTGGAGCGGCAGATCGACTGGATGAACCGGTACCTTAAGCAGGAAGAGTCCGGCGAGTAA
- a CDS encoding TIM-barrel domain-containing protein: MSSWLLISCAEPALMLTEYDDDELLEFTVSDDTYYFRTGAGIYELQFYSQEILEVGFLPSGSESEMAAIRKMEEEVGTDGDDDASDDPAEPPEKQEKIRYQSHAVVMEPRHPAVQVEQDDERIQLHTSGVSVIYHIPDARFSFYYDGDRILQEHDGFVQNEDDDGYRVDFRISETEMLMGGGSRALGMDRRGHRLELYNRAHFGYETRSELINYTLPMVLSSGMYAVHFDNPTTGYLDLDSQNDGTLGFEAHSGRQVYQIIAGDRWEKIIENYTELTGHQPLPPRWTFGSFASRFGYRSQEEVKETAARYHEEEIPLDAIILDLYWFGQEMKGTMGNLAFEEETFPEPAQMVSELEEAGVRTVLITEPFVLTTSDRWDEVVEEEVLALDTLGNPAVYDFFFGETGLIDVFKPEGEQWFWNIYQELKENYGIHGWWGDLGEPEVHPDWVRHHGGTARDVHNIYGHQWGKLIHQGYERHYPDKRPFILMRAGYSGSQRIGMIPWTGDVSRTWGGLKPQPEISLQMGLQGIAYLHSDLGGFAGDVVDDELYVRWMQYGVFQPVYRPHAQDEIPSEPVFRSEEAMKLSKQAIELRYRLLPYIYTAAFQNTQTGIPFMRPLFFEEPDNHAIYRVSGTYLFGDDILTAPVLRQGKKEVPAYMPDTGNWIDFYTGECYEGGQRHWIPAKEDRIPTFVRGGAVIPLADLVQSTEDYSVEHLTLKYFFDAGASGYETRIYHDDGLTRDAFGRDMYEKLLIGVEPEAGDDDTGRQVTITFETETGDAFSDEDGFSEISLHASNFPANPDSVVLNGEETGFSYDPESKILEVSTFLLESGRNVLTLKF, encoded by the coding sequence TTGAGCAGCTGGCTGTTGATCTCCTGCGCTGAGCCGGCGCTGATGCTGACCGAATATGATGACGATGAGCTTCTTGAGTTCACAGTAAGCGATGATACCTATTATTTCCGGACGGGAGCGGGTATCTACGAACTTCAGTTCTATTCTCAGGAAATTCTGGAAGTGGGTTTTCTGCCTTCCGGATCTGAATCGGAAATGGCGGCGATCAGAAAGATGGAGGAGGAAGTCGGTACGGACGGGGATGACGATGCTTCTGATGATCCGGCCGAGCCACCGGAGAAACAGGAAAAAATCCGCTATCAGTCACATGCGGTCGTAATGGAACCGCGGCATCCTGCTGTGCAGGTCGAGCAGGATGATGAGCGCATCCAGCTGCATACCAGCGGGGTGAGCGTGATTTACCACATCCCCGATGCCCGCTTTTCGTTCTATTATGACGGTGACAGGATTCTGCAGGAACACGACGGCTTTGTGCAAAATGAAGATGACGACGGATACCGCGTGGACTTCCGCATTTCCGAAACCGAGATGCTTATGGGCGGCGGGTCCCGCGCGCTGGGTATGGACCGGCGGGGACACAGACTCGAACTCTACAACCGCGCGCACTTCGGTTACGAAACCCGGTCGGAGCTGATCAACTACACCCTGCCCATGGTGCTCTCATCCGGTATGTATGCCGTTCATTTCGACAATCCCACAACAGGTTATCTTGATCTGGACAGTCAGAACGACGGAACCCTGGGATTTGAAGCGCACTCCGGCCGCCAGGTCTATCAAATCATTGCCGGTGACCGGTGGGAAAAGATCATCGAAAATTACACCGAATTGACCGGCCACCAGCCGCTGCCGCCACGGTGGACTTTCGGCAGCTTTGCAAGCCGGTTCGGATACCGCTCGCAGGAGGAGGTGAAAGAGACGGCTGCCAGATATCATGAAGAAGAAATTCCGCTTGATGCGATTATTCTGGATCTGTACTGGTTTGGCCAGGAAATGAAGGGTACGATGGGAAATCTTGCATTTGAAGAAGAGACCTTCCCCGAGCCGGCCCAAATGGTGAGTGAGCTCGAAGAGGCCGGTGTCAGGACGGTTCTGATCACCGAACCTTTCGTACTGACGACCTCAGACAGGTGGGATGAAGTCGTCGAAGAAGAAGTCCTAGCCCTGGACACCCTTGGCAACCCGGCTGTTTACGACTTCTTTTTCGGTGAGACCGGACTCATCGACGTGTTCAAGCCCGAAGGTGAACAGTGGTTCTGGAATATCTATCAGGAATTGAAGGAGAACTATGGTATTCACGGATGGTGGGGTGACCTTGGCGAGCCGGAAGTCCACCCCGACTGGGTGCGTCATCACGGCGGCACGGCCAGGGATGTGCACAATATCTACGGACACCAGTGGGGAAAGCTGATCCACCAAGGCTATGAGCGGCACTATCCTGACAAACGTCCGTTTATTCTGATGCGGGCCGGGTATTCCGGTTCTCAGCGCATCGGCATGATTCCATGGACCGGTGACGTCAGCCGGACGTGGGGCGGGCTGAAGCCGCAGCCCGAGATTTCATTGCAAATGGGCCTGCAGGGCATCGCGTATCTGCACTCCGATCTGGGAGGGTTTGCCGGTGACGTGGTGGATGATGAGCTGTATGTCCGGTGGATGCAGTATGGTGTGTTTCAGCCCGTGTACCGTCCGCACGCGCAGGATGAGATACCCTCCGAGCCGGTTTTCCGGAGTGAGGAAGCGATGAAGCTGTCAAAACAAGCTATTGAGCTGCGTTACCGGCTGCTTCCGTACATTTACACTGCGGCATTTCAGAATACACAAACAGGTATTCCGTTCATGCGTCCGCTCTTTTTTGAGGAGCCGGATAACCATGCCATTTACCGGGTCTCCGGAACCTACCTCTTCGGTGATGATATTCTCACAGCTCCGGTGCTGCGCCAGGGCAAAAAAGAGGTGCCCGCATACATGCCCGATACGGGGAACTGGATCGATTTTTACACTGGCGAGTGCTACGAGGGCGGCCAGCGGCATTGGATACCGGCAAAAGAAGACCGGATTCCGACGTTTGTCAGGGGCGGGGCAGTCATTCCGCTGGCGGACCTGGTGCAATCCACGGAAGATTACAGCGTGGAACATCTCACCCTGAAATACTTTTTCGATGCAGGTGCCTCCGGGTATGAGACCAGAATCTATCACGATGACGGTCTGACCAGGGATGCATTTGGTCGTGATATGTATGAGAAGCTGCTGATTGGCGTTGAGCCGGAGGCCGGGGATGATGACACCGGCCGGCAGGTGACCATAACATTTGAAACCGAAACCGGCGATGCGTTTTCTGATGAAGACGGGTTTTCAGAAATATCGCTGCATGCGTCCAATTTTCCGGCGAATCCGGATAGCGTCGTACTGAACGGAGAGGAGACAGGTTTTTCCTATGATCCGGAGAGCAAAATACTGGAAGTCAGCACATTCCTGCTTGAGTCGGGTCGGAATGTGCTGACATTGAAATTTTAA
- a CDS encoding peroxiredoxin: protein MPLSAGDRAPEFTLSDHQGRNTSLTELLKNGPLVLFFYPKDDSPGCTRQACSFRDNYETLLSRGVSVAGISKDSGEDHKSFIEKHQLPYPLLVDTDGSIHENYGCQTLFGMLTRRITYLIDTDRTILLAHEDNFRMGSHVEAVIGALSLKAEKQKAD from the coding sequence ATGCCTTTATCTGCCGGAGACCGGGCGCCTGAATTCACATTATCTGATCATCAGGGCCGGAACACATCCCTCACGGAACTGCTGAAAAACGGTCCGCTCGTGCTTTTCTTTTATCCCAAAGACGACTCGCCCGGATGCACCAGGCAAGCCTGTTCGTTCCGGGATAACTACGAGACCTTGCTGTCGCGCGGTGTCTCCGTTGCCGGAATCAGCAAAGATTCCGGGGAGGATCACAAGTCATTTATTGAAAAACACCAGCTGCCGTATCCCCTTCTGGTGGATACGGACGGGAGCATTCACGAAAATTATGGTTGCCAGACGCTTTTCGGAATGCTGACCAGGCGGATTACCTATCTGATCGATACCGATCGCACCATTCTGCTGGCACACGAAGATAATTTTCGCATGGGAAGCCATGTGGAGGCTGTAATCGGGGCACTGAGCTTAAAAGCGGAAAAACAGAAGGCTGATTAG
- the porA gene encoding hypothetical protein codes for MSQLEAIEKQRKTGPGPASRHVKKVLKGNAAAALAARLCRVSFVTAYPITPQTSIIEEINAMIARKEFDATCVNMESEHSVFAALKGASLVGERVFTATSGQGLLYAHEVLHAIAHMRLPIVACNVGRPSYPWNIWADQTDSISQRDTGWIQFYCESAQEVLDTIIQSYKIAESSNMPVMVVLDAFYLSHTSENVYVPEQQLVDDFCPHERRTSDRVDPKDPKSFGGLVDPSKYDTYNRAHWEEMCRIEEQTDAVGREFEQFFGRNYGAVEAVNIGPQTKTVLVTMSSITTTARQVIADHEDTGLLKIRLFKPFPKDSVRKALDRTAKDCNVVAVDRNYTADREGALLQQLRQTMCKTDRKLFGVYAGLGGRDVSPQTIRNILDIDYSSPDTEEINWIQ; via the coding sequence ATGTCACAGCTTGAAGCGATTGAGAAACAGAGAAAAACGGGGCCGGGTCCTGCATCCCGGCATGTGAAAAAAGTGCTGAAAGGCAATGCCGCCGCCGCGCTTGCCGCCAGGCTTTGCCGTGTCAGTTTCGTGACGGCGTATCCGATAACACCGCAAACCTCTATCATCGAGGAGATCAACGCCATGATCGCCCGCAAGGAGTTCGATGCCACCTGTGTCAACATGGAGAGCGAACATTCCGTTTTTGCTGCTTTGAAGGGCGCTTCACTGGTTGGAGAGAGGGTTTTTACCGCCACAAGCGGACAAGGCCTGCTCTATGCTCATGAAGTGCTCCACGCCATCGCTCATATGCGGCTTCCCATCGTTGCCTGCAATGTGGGGCGGCCATCCTATCCGTGGAATATCTGGGCCGATCAGACCGACTCCATTTCCCAAAGAGATACCGGCTGGATTCAATTTTACTGCGAAAGCGCCCAGGAAGTGCTCGATACCATCATCCAGTCATACAAAATTGCCGAAAGCAGCAATATGCCGGTGATGGTCGTTCTGGATGCATTCTATCTGAGCCACACAAGCGAAAACGTCTATGTGCCGGAACAGCAGCTGGTAGATGATTTTTGTCCGCATGAGCGAAGGACCAGCGACCGCGTTGATCCGAAAGATCCCAAATCTTTTGGGGGGCTGGTTGACCCGTCCAAATATGATACCTACAACCGTGCGCACTGGGAAGAGATGTGCCGGATTGAGGAGCAAACCGATGCCGTCGGGCGGGAATTTGAGCAATTTTTCGGCCGGAATTACGGAGCTGTGGAGGCAGTGAATATCGGGCCTCAGACCAAAACCGTTCTGGTCACCATGTCTTCGATCACTACAACGGCAAGACAGGTCATTGCAGACCATGAGGATACGGGCCTGCTTAAAATCCGCCTTTTCAAGCCGTTCCCCAAAGACTCGGTGCGAAAAGCGCTGGACCGGACAGCCAAAGACTGCAATGTGGTGGCCGTTGACCGGAATTATACGGCCGACCGCGAAGGGGCGTTGCTGCAGCAGCTCAGGCAGACCATGTGCAAGACGGACAGGAAACTGTTCGGCGTGTATGCCGGATTGGGCGGGCGAGATGTTTCACCGCAGACCATCCGGAACATTCTCGATATCGACTACTCCTCACCGGACACCGAAGAAATTAACTGGATACAATGA
- a CDS encoding amphi-Trp domain-containing protein: protein MTREVQLFKKKERRSLAEAADFLRQLADKVEKGNVLLKQGTDEVNVELPANVMLDVEFEHEQKPKKGLRHKLEIELKWYEGDDESGPLELG from the coding sequence ATGACTCGTGAAGTGCAGCTTTTCAAGAAAAAGGAGCGGCGATCCCTTGCCGAAGCCGCAGATTTTCTGCGCCAGCTTGCCGACAAGGTGGAGAAAGGCAATGTCCTGCTGAAACAAGGAACTGATGAGGTAAATGTGGAATTGCCTGCCAACGTCATGCTGGATGTCGAGTTTGAGCATGAGCAAAAGCCCAAAAAAGGCTTGCGGCATAAACTGGAAATTGAACTCAAGTGGTACGAAGGGGATGACGAATCCGGTCCGCTGGAACTGGGCTGA
- a CDS encoding thiamine pyrophosphate-dependent enzyme, with the protein MKPDTDFIITGEQVSKGALSCRGCGWSLLARYVSNVMGPETVYVVPACCFSIIAGPSPMNLMNGTVVHTLFAAAAATATGVRHALDRQGKQETNVVVLAGDGGTFDIGLQALSGAASREENILFICNNNGAYMNTGVQSSAGTPSGVRTTTDPSGKATPAKNVMEIIEAHNIPYFATASPAFLRDLQRKLEKAKEARGFRFLMVDGPCPPGHKHEPAISIELARIAVETRFFPLFESANGGIEINYFPQKNLPVDDYLKRQGRFAHLYSDGSESRAPASGQDSGAHANGNQTRETSGKNQEMLNAIQMQVDQQWEKLMGKQTVSKV; encoded by the coding sequence ATGAAACCCGATACCGATTTTATCATAACCGGGGAACAGGTCAGCAAAGGAGCGCTGAGCTGCCGCGGGTGCGGATGGTCGCTGCTGGCCAGATATGTCTCCAATGTGATGGGTCCGGAAACGGTGTATGTGGTTCCGGCGTGCTGTTTTTCCATAATTGCCGGGCCCAGCCCGATGAATCTGATGAACGGTACGGTAGTGCATACCCTGTTTGCCGCAGCTGCTGCTACAGCAACGGGGGTGCGGCATGCACTGGACCGTCAGGGCAAGCAGGAAACCAATGTTGTAGTGCTTGCCGGAGACGGAGGCACATTCGATATCGGGCTGCAGGCATTATCCGGTGCGGCATCCCGGGAGGAAAATATTCTGTTCATTTGCAATAACAACGGGGCCTACATGAATACCGGAGTTCAGAGCAGCGCCGGAACCCCCTCCGGCGTGCGGACCACCACCGATCCGTCCGGCAAGGCCACACCGGCTAAAAATGTTATGGAAATTATTGAGGCGCATAACATACCCTATTTTGCAACAGCCTCGCCCGCCTTTCTCAGAGATCTTCAGCGCAAGCTGGAAAAAGCGAAAGAAGCCCGGGGGTTCCGTTTTCTGATGGTGGACGGGCCCTGTCCGCCCGGACACAAGCACGAACCTGCCATATCCATCGAACTTGCCAGGATTGCTGTCGAGACCCGCTTTTTCCCGCTTTTTGAATCCGCGAACGGCGGTATAGAAATCAACTATTTTCCGCAAAAGAACCTGCCTGTGGATGATTACCTCAAGAGACAGGGACGTTTTGCCCATCTGTACAGTGACGGTTCGGAAAGCCGGGCGCCGGCATCCGGCCAGGATTCAGGGGCACATGCCAACGGGAATCAGACCAGGGAGACATCCGGAAAAAATCAGGAGATGCTCAACGCCATCCAGATGCAGGTAGATCAGCAGTGGGAAAAACTGATGGGCAAGCAAACTGTATCTAAAGTGTGA